One genomic segment of Dysosmobacter sp. Marseille-Q4140 includes these proteins:
- a CDS encoding RNA 2'-phosphotransferase, whose protein sequence is MRETTPDLTRISKYISLILRHKPEVIGIQLDAHGWADVNALLAGISRKYPINRAILEEIVGRDEKQRYSFSEDGTKIRANQGHSVQVDVELPVTEPPETLYHGTARRFAASIEAQGLLPQSRLYVHLSPDQETAEKVGRRHGEPVIYLVDAGQMHRDGYCFYLSANGVWLTKVVPATYLKRLEDRLTPN, encoded by the coding sequence ATGAGAGAAACAACACCCGATCTCACAAGGATCAGCAAATATATCAGTTTGATCCTTCGGCACAAGCCGGAGGTCATTGGAATCCAGTTGGATGCCCACGGCTGGGCGGATGTCAATGCGCTGCTGGCGGGTATCAGCAGGAAATATCCCATCAACCGGGCCATTCTGGAGGAAATCGTGGGTCGTGATGAAAAGCAGCGATATTCCTTCAGCGAGGACGGGACAAAAATCCGGGCCAACCAGGGGCACTCTGTCCAGGTGGATGTGGAACTCCCCGTGACTGAACCACCGGAGACGCTGTACCACGGAACGGCCCGGCGGTTTGCTGCCTCCATCGAGGCCCAGGGCCTGCTCCCCCAGAGCCGCCTGTATGTTCATCTTTCACCGGATCAGGAAACAGCGGAGAAAGTTGGGCGCCGGCACGGAGAACCTGTGATCTATCTGGTGGATGCCGGACAGATGCACCGGGACGGATATTGCTTTTATTTGTCCGCCAATGGAGTCTGGCTGACAAAGGTGGTTCCTGCGACCTACCTGAAACGCTTGGAGGATAGATTGACACCGAATTGA